In Candidatus Gorgyraea atricola, the genomic window AATAATAGATCTATTTTATAATATTCATTGCCGACAGTTATTACATATTCTTCTCCTGCTAATGTAAGATATTTGCCAAATTCAAGGAAGAACTGCCGTAAGTTTGTTACAATAGCTTTACGCAGATCCTTTTCTGAAAAATCGTCTTTTAATCCGAGAAAGTCAAATATGTAGTCATCTTTAAAATGTGCGAGTACGGTCTTTTCTTCAGTGTGCAGCACTAATTTATCCGTTCTTCTCGAAAGCATAAAGCGTTCAAATAAAGAAGACCCAATCTGCCTCTCTAATTCGCGACGGCTCCATCTTTCATTTATACATGTCTTAAGATAAAACTCTTTCTCTTCTATGGTTTGCGCCTTATGTAAAATTAATAAGTTATGCGACCAAGGCAATTCTGCAACCAGCGGTTGCAGTTTTTGCTTATCTTCATAAGTCTCATATAATTTTTTCATTTCCCATAAATTTCTAGTGGAAAATCCCTTCATATCAGGAAACTCTTCCTGTAGATCTTTTGCCAGCGTTTCTACAATACCTTCGCCCCACTTGGAAACCTCTACTTTCTCATAGATGCCTTTTCCAATACTAAGATACAACTCTACTAACTGCCTGTTGATGGTCCTATAGGCCTTTTGCCTTGCAGAGATGATCTCTTTTTTTAACCTGCCAAGGAATGCCCTGTATTCTTTCTTTTTCATCATATTCTTCATAGCTGTCACCTCAAATGAGGCCATAAGTTACGTCAATCTTTGATTGACGTAACTTATTTGGCCGAATTTGACCCCACACCCAGCAATGTATTATTTTAATGACTCCTTCAATCTAGACTTAAGAGCAGTTAACGCCTGTGCATACTGCTTTAGCCGAATTTCTCTATTACGCGCATCTCCTGATGATTTATAGGCCTCGTAATAAACAAGCTCGTAGGCCTGCTTGCTATTATGTTCTTTAATGCGCTGAGTAAGATCACTCGTATAGCCATAATAGAGCTCTCCTGTCTTCCCAGATCTTATAATATATACATAATACATTGCTGGGTGTGGGGTTAGTTCGGGCATATGGTTTACGTCGGCCTTCGGCCTCCGTAAACCATGCCCTCACTAATATAGACACATCTCGCCCCCATTTTATTGCACCCCGTTAGAAAAAATCTCAGATTTTTTGGGTAGATTTAAATTAGAGAAGGAATTAGACCTTACGTAGATGAGAAGGGAGGAGCACACTTTGTGTGTGTCACGAAAGTGTGAAGTTAGGGACTTTCCTGTAACTTTACACTTTGACATTGCAAGAGTGTAAAGTTAGATTGAAGTTTCCGAAAAAAATTCCTTGACAGATACAGCGAAAAGAGTATATAATCGTTTCAACGTTAATTATTATTTATTGTTTTTTTACATTTTTATACAATTCCTTATATTGTGAACAACAATAATAAAAACAATATCGCCCCACTGTACAAAAAGTCGATCCTGACCACAAAAGAAGCTGCCAAGCTTTTGAAGGTCGGCGTTCAAACCATAAAAAATTACATCTACAGCGGAAAGATAAAGTCATTTAAGACACCTGGCGGCCACCACCGCATACTTCGTTCTGATCTGCCTCACCAGTTAGAAACTACATTCCTGGAAGAACTTAAAAACAGTACAGAGGAATACATGAAGGTCAATGGCAACAGTAAAGTGACTGACACTCATGAGACATACCTTGTTATTATCAAGGCATTGTCAAAGGCAATGGCAATGAGAGAGGCGCCTGAGGTAGGCCATGCAGACTTTGCAGTGGCTTATTCTCTGAAGATGGCTGAGGAGCTCAAATTATCTAACGAGGAAAAAAAGACATTGGAGCTGGCATCACTCTTGCGTGACCTTGGAAAGGTCGGAGTGAGCGAGCAGATATTAGGAAAGCCAGGAAAGCTCACTGAGCAGGAATACATGGTTGTAAAGGAACACCCTAAGATCGCTGAAAGGATCGTGAGAGATATAAAATTTTTAGAAAATACAAAACCTCTTATACGGCATCACCATGAAAGTTTTAATGGCACTGGTTATCCTGATGGACTGGCTGGAGAAAACATTCCGCTGGGCGCGCGGATACTTGCTATTGCAGGCGTATTCCAGGCGCTTGTCTCTGACAGGCCTTATAGAAAGGCATATTCAAAAGAGGATGCGATAAATATAATAAAGGAGCATTCAGGCACGCAGTTTGACCCTACGTTAGTAGGTCATTTTCTTAAGATAGCGTAATTTTTTTAGCCTAACAGCGTCTAAAACCGCCAACACTGTTAAAAAGCGACAAATCCGTGCAATTAAGTAGAACGTATAATACATATAAAGCCCGAGAAAAAACATTAAAAAAATAGTTGACAACAATCCTGGGTAGTGCTAATATCATACATATCCAATTTAATATTGCACCTACCAAGATTTAAAAGGGTTTAGATCAAAAAATTATGACATTGATAAAAATGGTGTTTCAAAGAAAAAGTTTAAGAGTGTCTATAGAGGCTGAAGATTCCCCTCAGGGAATTTTCAGCCTTTTTTCTTTATTAGGAACAGAAAACGTTTACAACTAGAGAGGGAGTAACTGAAGTTAACTCAGGCAGTTTTAACAACGTAGTACCTTTATTATAAGTAGTTCTCGGCTTCGCTCGAACAATATTGGCAAGTAATATTCTTCGAGCGAAGTCGAGAAGAACCCCAATATCCGGCCTAAAATGGGAGAGAGGCCTGAACATAGATAGGAAGTAAAACGGATGAAACATTTAGGTACAGGCGTACCTAAAAAACAAGGAGGAAGAAACATGCGGAAATTAGTATGTATTATCGCAGCTTTAAGCATTGTTTTTTCAGGAACTGTTTCTCCGGTATTAGCAGCTGAGGTCCTTACAGACAAGGGCTTAGACTCTATTGTCGCGGGTAATGTGGAAGTCAATACCCTGACAGTAGATGAACAGGCCCAGAGGTTTTTTAAGGGCTTAAGCAACGCGAATACCGTGGATTCAGCAAATGCAGTACAGTCAAACGTTACTGTAGCAGCTGGCGTACTGACTGGAAGCGCAAACGTCGCTGATGTAAAGAATATCGATGGTCCTACGAGCGGCACTGATTCAAGGACAACAAGCAACACGTTGCTCTTGGATGATCAGGCGCAGAGCCTTGATTATTCATGCGGGCCGGCAGCTTTGGCAACTCTCTTAAGTTACTACTTTGGTGACAAGATCACTGAAGTGGACATACTCGAGGTGCTCTTGACGACCTGTGATATTGATAAGGTAAAAGCAAAGCAGGGGTTTTCACTCCTGGACCTGAAGAGGTTTGCACAGGCACGCGGCTATAAGGTCGTGGGCTATAAGATGGATCTGGAGTTTCTCGTGGAGCTGGACAAGCCAGTCCTGATCCCTGTAAGTATAAAGGATTACTCCCATTTCGTTATATTTAGGGGATTAAAGGGCAACAGGGTGTTTATCGCAGACCCTGTGTTAGGCAATATGACCATGCGCTACGAGAAGTTCGAGAAGATCTGGGAAGGCGGAATAGGCCTGGTCTTGAATAAAGAGGGCGAGGAAGCTTTAGAACACTCGCCGCTACGGATCAATGGCGAAGAAGGCGGAGTATTTGCTGATTCCACATCTGTCCAGAGACTATTCGGGGTAAATTCGCTGGGTAGGCTATTTGCGGACGGGGATTTTTAAGTGAATTCTGTCATTCCCGTGAAAACGGGAATCCAGAAACTCGACTGCATCTTATAGATTCCCGCTTTCGCGGGAATGACAAGAAGGATGCGGGAATGACAAGAGAAATGCGGGAATGACAAGAAGGATGCGAGAAATGTGATTTGTGGATTCCCGCTTACGCGGGGATGACAAAAGTTATTGACACAGCCATATTATATATGGTATAAGGTATACCTATGTTATTTACAAAAGCCATGAGACTTGTAATGGCGTTTTTTATTCTATGGGCAGGTTTGTTTATCTCCACGCCTACCTCTATGGGCGCAAGCCTTGATGAGGAGAGGGAGGTAAGCGGAGTAGCTACAGGCTATTACTCTGCCAGGATCACCTGGACCACAGATGAGCCAAGCACCTCTCATGTAGACTATGGCAAGACAGGGTTTGTGTATGAAAGCACAAGCCCAGAAGATACGAATCTGGTAACCCGCCATGAAATAATATTGACCAATCTTGAACCATCCACACTATATCATTACAGGATAAGAAGTAAGGACATGTTCGGTAATGAAGGTGTAAGCCAGGAATTCACATTTAAGACCATGGATCTGGGTGTTGCTGATAATACAGCTCCCAGAATATCTAATATAAAGGTAGCCTCTGTTATA contains:
- a CDS encoding GIY-YIG nuclease family protein, giving the protein MYYVYIIRSGKTGELYYGYTSDLTQRIKEHNSKQAYELVYYEAYKSSGDARNREIRLKQYAQALTALKSRLKESLK
- a CDS encoding HD domain-containing phosphohydrolase: MNNNNKNNIAPLYKKSILTTKEAAKLLKVGVQTIKNYIYSGKIKSFKTPGGHHRILRSDLPHQLETTFLEELKNSTEEYMKVNGNSKVTDTHETYLVIIKALSKAMAMREAPEVGHADFAVAYSLKMAEELKLSNEEKKTLELASLLRDLGKVGVSEQILGKPGKLTEQEYMVVKEHPKIAERIVRDIKFLENTKPLIRHHHESFNGTGYPDGLAGENIPLGARILAIAGVFQALVSDRPYRKAYSKEDAINIIKEHSGTQFDPTLVGHFLKIA
- a CDS encoding PDDEXK nuclease domain-containing protein, whose protein sequence is MASFEVTAMKNMMKKKEYRAFLGRLKKEIISARQKAYRTINRQLVELYLSIGKGIYEKVEVSKWGEGIVETLAKDLQEEFPDMKGFSTRNLWEMKKLYETYEDKQKLQPLVAELPWSHNLLILHKAQTIEEKEFYLKTCINERWSRRELERQIGSSLFERFMLSRRTDKLVLHTEEKTVLAHFKDDYIFDFLGLKDDFSEKDLRKAIVTNLRQFFLEFGKYLTLAGEEYVITVGNEYYKIDLLFYHRTLRCFVAVELKIGDFKPEYIGKMQFYLTALDEKVKSEEENPSIGLILCKSKNEEIVRMAINKTLSPIKVASYMTKIIDKKLLERKLHSLPFPEK
- a CDS encoding fibronectin type III domain-containing protein produces the protein MLFTKAMRLVMAFFILWAGLFISTPTSMGASLDEEREVSGVATGYYSARITWTTDEPSTSHVDYGKTGFVYESTSPEDTNLVTRHEIILTNLEPSTLYHYRIRSKDMFGNEGVSQEFTFKTMDLGVADNTAPRISNIKVASVIGIKEPTYISDDEAATIIGAGPAAPGGNFPGGKVIAVAKAEPEAKAEPRHVQEEGPKPTSTGMTHSAGSTGQLTKHEAPVEKTLV
- a CDS encoding C39 family peptidase; its protein translation is MKHLGTGVPKKQGGRNMRKLVCIIAALSIVFSGTVSPVLAAEVLTDKGLDSIVAGNVEVNTLTVDEQAQRFFKGLSNANTVDSANAVQSNVTVAAGVLTGSANVADVKNIDGPTSGTDSRTTSNTLLLDDQAQSLDYSCGPAALATLLSYYFGDKITEVDILEVLLTTCDIDKVKAKQGFSLLDLKRFAQARGYKVVGYKMDLEFLVELDKPVLIPVSIKDYSHFVIFRGLKGNRVFIADPVLGNMTMRYEKFEKIWEGGIGLVLNKEGEEALEHSPLRINGEEGGVFADSTSVQRLFGVNSLGRLFADGDF